The sequence AAGGCATTATCGACTGTCGATATAAATATCAGAATGCaccaaattgcaattatatttgtttgcgGAGCAGTAACGGAAATCGTAATTGATGTACGTAATTTATTATCGCACAGACAGGTCGTAAATAAaagcatatttatatatgatgcAATAATGTCGTTTACGTCGTACAACATGACGCTGCATTATCCTCACAGTTATCATTTGtgtatatgataataatttcacaactCATCATCTCGaatgaaaattaaacattattctccgtcgtatataatataaattttctttctctttacaagacataatttttttaaatataaaaacgaaCGGTTTCAGTAAGAAAAACGAGCATCACATTATACGAGTGACACCACGGACACCACGTATTATAATTTGCGATTCGACGCACGTGTCACGCATCGATTACCACGTGTAGATGAGGGCTCTGACACCGAAAGCAAAGTGAAGGTCTAGGGCACTCGCGGCCGCGAAAGCGAGTTCCGCATGACCGCGCGAGAGGGCGCGGAACCCGCCGTGAGGAAACTCGGCAGCACGCAACGCAACAGTGGCAGCTAGACGTATGTTTTCTCCGAGAAGGTGTTTGGAGGTGTTACGCCGCGCTACGCGTTCGCGGCATTGACGTCCGTCGGTCGTCCGTCGTCCGTCAACGTCGCGTTTCTCTCGTCTTGGAGTCGGGTAAGATCGCCGCGGTCGAGAGAACCGCACGTGGCCGTGGCCCACGACGACTTGTCGTCGTCGACCGAAGAGCGGAGAGGCTCGTTCCCCAAGTGCATGTGCATCTGTGTCTCTTATGGCCTTCCCCCTCCCGCCGTGCCGATATATCTCTGTTTTTCTCCATGTTATCGTCCTCGCGCGATGATGCCGACGTTGCGCGAATTTTCCGTCGACGTAGGTCACCCCCGCACGGAGGCCGCGCCGTCCCGTTCGCAGTCCCGCGGATTTTCCGTCGATCCGTTCGTCCCCAGAGTCGAACGGTTTAGTGAGAGATACCGCTGgattttttttgcattctgCCCTATTTTTAACGAGACACGAGTAAACAACACGGCCTCACACGATTGTTTCGCAAACGCGAGCGCAGCCATTCAATACGCTTCTAGGTGGTGATTCAGTAATATGGTTGTAACGCAACGGGAAATATCTCTAATTTCAGATCCAAACGAGCGGAACGCCGTAGATAGTCCAAATAGGCCTCTGTCGTGCCCACGTCTCTCGGCCACCGAGATCCATCGCTGACCATGAGCGTGCGTTGCTGCCTGATCAGTGCAGGCCGTTTAGCCTCCTCCAATCATGTCACCAGTCATGGTGAATATCGTTTGTAAATCAGCCTTGTCTATCTTGAACATATAGCTAAAATTGTTAGCTGGAGATCTgatgaaaaatgtttgcgATTGCACAGTACACAAAATCGTCAGAGTCGTCGTGGCCAGCAGAGCCTTGACGATCAGTGGCAGCTTGGGCAAGGCCCCAACAGAGCCTACACCACCCTCCAAAGACACCGTCTCGTCGAGCGGAGCCTCGAGCAATGGTACTGGTGGAGGAAAGAAGAACACGCTCACCTGCCCCAAGTGCGGGGATCCTTGCACTCATGTCGAGACATTTGTCTGTAAGCAGAATGTTGTTGAATAGGAGTTTGAGGATAGAATCGTGCGATAAATGTGCTCAGATTGCAGAAAAATTATCACAAATGCTTGCACATTTACATGTTAAGACTTTACATCTACCTCTACTAATGTTACATTCTAATGCAGCGTCTcccatttttacaaataacacAGCATCCACGAGATTCGTCAAGTGTGAGAAGTGCCATCATTTCTTCGTTGTGCTGTCGGAAATTGACTCAAAGAGAAGTTTGAAGGAGGCGCTCAGGCCGGAAGATGGTAAACAGGGGTTCTATAGAAAGCCACCTCCACCTCCGAAAAAGGTAATTAGCTTCAAATatgaatttacataatatttatatggatAGACTGTTTTCTAAGCAAacttaaatacttaaatttcaaatatatctgttttagttttagtacaaaaaacaattaatatgatatttgcAGATATTCGAGTACCTGAACAGACACGTTGTGGGTCAGGAATACGCGAAAAAAGTGCTAAGCGTTGCTGTTTACAATCATTACAAGCGGATTTACAACAATTTGCCAGTTCAAAACTCACAGGCGCAAACTAACGTTAACCCGGTCAGCACACAAGAGACAAATCATCCCTTCACACACAGAGGTTCTAAACCACGTAAATAACAATGGCCCAATGTTATAAAGtgttaaaattgttgaaatgtGCAatctgtatattataattaaaattttatcataaaattgatGTAACATGAAACCAGATCAATTGAAGATCTTGTTCAATAGCAGAATTGACACAGATTGCTATTTAAAATAGCAATATGTCCAAATTTGCTCcctcataaaaaaataacatttcatgtgtttatcataaaatgtctttttgtTGCAGATTTACTGCATATATCAGGCATGGGAAATCCGTTTCCAGGAGTCGGATTTCAACATGCAGTCAATCCAGGAAGCGAGCAAAAGGCGAACAGTCAATCAGCTCCTGGATCAGCTATATTGGACAGCAAGCAGCATCAACTGAAGCTAGAAAAGAGCAATATACTGTTGCTCGGCCCTACGGGTTCTGGCAAAACGTTACTCGCGCAAACGATAGCGCAATGCCTAGACGTTCCATTCGCCATCTGTGATTGCACCACTCTCACACAAGCCGGCTACGTTGGCGAAGACATAGAGAGTGTCATAGCTAAGCTTCTTCAAGACGCTAATTATGTAGTGGATCGTGCTCAAATGGGTATCGTCTTCTTAGACGAGGTTGACAAGATAGGTGCTATCCCTGGTATTCATCAGTTGCGTGATGTGGGTGGAGAAGGTGTGCAACAAGGAATGCTAAAGATGTTGGAAGGAACGATTGTAAATGTACCAGAACGAAATAGTTCGAGAAAGTTACGCGGGGAAATGTTGCAAGTGGATACTACGAATATTCTTTTCGTTGCGTCAGGTGCTTATAACGGTCTAGACAGGTTGATAGCGCGACGCAAATCGGAAAAATATCTCGGATTTGGCGCGACGCCTGCGGCTGAAAGCCCTGGCAGAAGAGCAGCGACTTTGGCAGACATCGCCAATATGTCACCTTCCACTGAGAAGGACAATAAGGAGAAGGACATGCTGTTGCAACAGGTGGAAGCGAGAGATCTGATCGACTTCGGAATGATACCTGAATTTGTAGGCAGATTCCCTGTACTCGTGCCTTTCCACACCCTTGACAGAGATATGCTAGCG is a genomic window of Monomorium pharaonis isolate MP-MQ-018 chromosome 7, ASM1337386v2, whole genome shotgun sequence containing:
- the LOC105833093 gene encoding ATP-dependent Clp protease ATP-binding subunit clpX-like, mitochondrial isoform X1; this translates as MSVRCCLISAGRLASSNHVTSHVHKIVRVVVASRALTISGSLGKAPTEPTPPSKDTVSSSGASSNGTGGGKKNTLTCPKCGDPCTHVETFVSSTRFVKCEKCHHFFVVLSEIDSKRSLKEALRPEDGKQGFYRKPPPPPKKIFEYLNRHVVGQEYAKKVLSVAVYNHYKRIYNNLPVQNSQAQTNVNPVSTQETNHPFTHRGSKPHLLHISGMGNPFPGVGFQHAVNPGSEQKANSQSAPGSAILDSKQHQLKLEKSNILLLGPTGSGKTLLAQTIAQCLDVPFAICDCTTLTQAGYVGEDIESVIAKLLQDANYVVDRAQMGIVFLDEVDKIGAIPGIHQLRDVGGEGVQQGMLKMLEGTIVNVPERNSSRKLRGEMLQVDTTNILFVASGAYNGLDRLIARRKSEKYLGFGATPAAESPGRRAATLADIANMSPSTEKDNKEKDMLLQQVEARDLIDFGMIPEFVGRFPVLVPFHTLDRDMLARILTEPKNAIVPQYQMLFSMDKVELTFDVDALNAIASLAMERKTGARGLRAIMESLLLEPMFEVPGSDIVSVHITEQCVKGAEKPQYVKRDDSNDDDIQQAQHVHN
- the LOC105833093 gene encoding ATP-dependent Clp protease ATP-binding subunit clpX-like, mitochondrial isoform X2; the protein is MSVRCCLISAGRLASSNHVTSHVHKIVRVVVASRALTISGSLGKAPTEPTPPSKDTVSSSGASSNGTGGGKKNTLTCPKCGDPCTHVETFVSSTRFVKCEKCHHFFVVLSEIDSKRSLKEALRPEDGKQGFYRKPPPPPKKIFEYLNRHVVGQEYAKKVLSVAVYNHYKRIYNNLPVQNSQAQTNVNPVSTQETNHPFTHRDLLHISGMGNPFPGVGFQHAVNPGSEQKANSQSAPGSAILDSKQHQLKLEKSNILLLGPTGSGKTLLAQTIAQCLDVPFAICDCTTLTQAGYVGEDIESVIAKLLQDANYVVDRAQMGIVFLDEVDKIGAIPGIHQLRDVGGEGVQQGMLKMLEGTIVNVPERNSSRKLRGEMLQVDTTNILFVASGAYNGLDRLIARRKSEKYLGFGATPAAESPGRRAATLADIANMSPSTEKDNKEKDMLLQQVEARDLIDFGMIPEFVGRFPVLVPFHTLDRDMLARILTEPKNAIVPQYQMLFSMDKVELTFDVDALNAIASLAMERKTGARGLRAIMESLLLEPMFEVPGSDIVSVHITEQCVKGAEKPQYVKRDDSNDDDIQQAQHVHN